A segment of the Pseudobacteroides sp. genome:
GATTCCTTTCGGGTCAATAATAAATACATTTCTTACAGTCTCTGTCTTGCTTACATCCGGTGCTATCATACCATACAATTTTGCAATTGATCCATCCCTATCGGCTACAACCGGAAATGGAATCCGGATTCCTGTCTTCTGGTAAATGTTATACACCCACGCCAGATGGGATGGATTGCTGTCAATACTCAAACCTAAAAGGCAGGTATTTCGTTGTGCAAAGTATGGATAATATCTGGCAAAAGTAATAAATTCGGTAGTACACACAGGAGTAAAATCTCCGGGATGTGAAAAGAAGACAAGCCATCTTCCCTCATAATCAGATATATTTAAAGGCCCAAACGTTGTTGTCGCACTAAA
Coding sequences within it:
- a CDS encoding peroxiredoxin — encoded protein: MTDNGTPKIGMKAPDFSATTTFGPLNISDYEGRWLVFFSHPGDFTPVCTTEFITFARYYPYFAQRNTCLLGLSIDSNPSHLAWVYNIYQKTGIRIPFPVVADRDGSIAKLYGMIAPDVSKTETVRNVFIIDPKGIIRAILQYPSTNGRNIPEIIRLIDGLQTSDKEKVVTPANWMPGQPVIVPYPKTYKELMERVQNPQGLMCMDWYLCFKDLEQ